A genomic region of Mycobacterium sp. Aquia_213 contains the following coding sequences:
- a CDS encoding MFS transporter, whose product MSPGAQTKTITTQVPARLDRLPWSRFHWRVVVGLGGVWVLDGLEVTMVGNVSARLTEKGSGIELNPAQIGYAAAIYITGACLGALFFGHLTDRFGRRNLFILTLAVYLVATVATAFAFAPWYFFIARFFTGAGIGGEYAAINSAIDELIPARVRGRVDLIINGTYWLGSAAGAAGALVLLDTSNFPANIGWRLAFGIGAIFGIFVLLVRRNVPESPRWLFIHGRDEEAEQIVGEIEQAVQRETGQPLPEPHGEPLKIRQRQAIPFVEIARVAFKLYPKRAVLGLALFIGQAFLYNGVTFNLGTLLSGFYGIPSGKVPVFFIVWALSNFLGPLVLGRLFDTIGRKPMIAGTYIGSAVIAVVLGAVFVNDTGGVWTFIIVLAAAFFLASAGASAAYLTVSEIFPMETRALAIAFFYAVGTAIGGITGPVLFGELINSGDRGQVLWSFLIGAIVMAVAGLVELWLGIAAEQRALEDLALPLTVADAENDSPA is encoded by the coding sequence ATGAGCCCAGGCGCGCAAACGAAAACCATCACGACGCAAGTCCCGGCCCGACTGGACCGGCTGCCGTGGTCGCGGTTTCACTGGCGCGTCGTGGTGGGGCTCGGCGGGGTGTGGGTCCTCGATGGGCTCGAGGTGACGATGGTCGGCAATGTGTCGGCCCGGCTCACCGAGAAGGGCAGCGGCATCGAGCTCAACCCGGCGCAGATCGGCTACGCGGCGGCGATCTACATCACCGGGGCATGCCTGGGTGCGTTGTTCTTCGGCCATCTGACCGACCGGTTCGGACGGCGCAATCTGTTCATCCTGACCCTGGCGGTCTACCTGGTCGCCACCGTGGCGACCGCATTCGCTTTCGCGCCTTGGTATTTCTTCATAGCGCGCTTTTTCACCGGCGCCGGTATAGGCGGCGAATACGCGGCCATCAATTCGGCGATCGACGAGTTGATCCCCGCCCGGGTACGCGGTCGCGTGGACCTGATCATCAACGGCACCTACTGGCTGGGTTCGGCCGCCGGGGCCGCCGGCGCGCTGGTGCTGCTGGACACGTCGAACTTCCCGGCGAACATCGGATGGCGGCTCGCATTCGGCATCGGAGCCATCTTCGGCATCTTCGTCCTGCTGGTCCGGCGCAATGTGCCGGAAAGCCCGAGATGGTTGTTCATTCACGGGCGCGACGAGGAAGCCGAGCAGATCGTCGGCGAGATCGAACAAGCCGTGCAGCGAGAAACCGGACAACCGCTGCCCGAGCCGCACGGCGAGCCGCTGAAAATTCGCCAGCGCCAAGCGATTCCGTTTGTGGAGATCGCCCGGGTGGCGTTCAAGCTGTATCCCAAACGCGCGGTCCTCGGTCTTGCGCTGTTCATCGGTCAGGCTTTCCTGTACAACGGCGTGACGTTCAACCTGGGCACGCTGTTGAGCGGCTTCTACGGCATTCCCTCCGGAAAAGTGCCGGTGTTCTTCATCGTGTGGGCGTTGAGCAATTTCCTCGGCCCCTTGGTCCTCGGGCGGCTGTTCGACACGATCGGCCGCAAACCGATGATCGCCGGGACCTACATCGGCTCCGCGGTGATCGCGGTTGTCCTTGGGGCGGTGTTCGTGAACGACACCGGCGGTGTCTGGACCTTCATCATCGTGCTGGCGGCGGCGTTCTTCCTGGCCTCGGCGGGTGCGAGCGCGGCGTACCTGACCGTCAGCGAGATCTTCCCGATGGAGACCCGGGCGCTGGCGATCGCGTTCTTCTACGCGGTGGGCACCGCGATCGGCGGCATCACCGGCCCCGTGCTGTTCGGTGAGCTGATCAATTCGGGCGATCGGGGTCAGGTGCTGTGGTCGTTCCTGATCGGGGCGATCGTGATGGCGGTCGCCGGACTGGTCGAGCTATGGCTCGGGATCGCGGCCGAGCAGCGTGCCCTGGAAGATCTGGCGCTGCCTTTGACAGTGGCCGATGCCGAGAACGACTCGCCCGCCTAG
- a CDS encoding maleylpyruvate isomerase N-terminal domain-containing protein produces MATVNRFLTTALGWHPVQLGFARALAEFPGSPRLLRFARTPAQEAFIPFVEAMLAADPGAPTRCAGWTVHELTAHLAAGSAEIAELVELELAGAPPRPTRDFEERERPYRALHPKRLRSSFFEEALKATVAIERLRMHGRDRRVAFTGALLDARALTLHVESELILHRWDIVGSDETSIKALSDVRIGVHAATTVAAMKPNVFPPRGGEHESVILRSPGASDITVTGGPVTTIELASRDHSHPVVECHSAARTLLLWGRCPGPDLPNPIGNPEMVDAVITMLQPNRGPGHQ; encoded by the coding sequence GTGGCAACTGTGAACAGATTCCTGACCACCGCTCTCGGATGGCATCCGGTTCAACTGGGTTTCGCTCGCGCGCTTGCCGAGTTCCCGGGGAGCCCAAGGCTGCTGCGGTTCGCGAGGACTCCGGCGCAGGAGGCATTCATCCCGTTCGTGGAAGCCATGCTCGCGGCCGACCCGGGCGCACCCACGCGGTGTGCCGGATGGACCGTCCACGAACTCACCGCTCATCTAGCTGCTGGATCCGCCGAAATCGCGGAACTCGTTGAGCTCGAACTTGCCGGGGCGCCGCCGCGCCCCACCCGCGACTTCGAAGAGCGTGAGCGGCCATATCGAGCGCTTCATCCAAAGCGGTTGCGCAGCAGTTTCTTCGAGGAAGCGCTCAAAGCGACGGTTGCCATCGAGCGGCTGCGCATGCACGGCAGGGATCGCCGCGTAGCCTTCACGGGCGCCCTTTTGGACGCGCGGGCGTTGACGCTGCACGTCGAAAGCGAACTGATACTTCACCGCTGGGACATCGTCGGTAGCGACGAAACCAGCATCAAAGCACTCAGCGACGTACGCATCGGTGTCCATGCCGCGACAACGGTCGCGGCCATGAAGCCGAACGTATTCCCGCCCCGCGGCGGCGAGCATGAGTCGGTCATCCTGCGCTCACCCGGTGCCTCCGACATCACGGTAACGGGAGGCCCGGTGACAACAATCGAACTCGCCTCACGTGACCATTCACATCCGGTCGTGGAATGTCACTCTGCGGCACGGACCCTATTGCTTTGGGGGCGATGCCCGGGGCCCGATTTACCGAATCCCATCGGCAACCCGGAAATGGTCGACGCCGTCATCACGATGCTGCAGCCAAATCGAGGTCCCGGGCACCAATAA